The region AGATCAATGACCCTGAACTGGACAAGAGACCCGTTTGACAGGGTTATCGTAGCAAATGCCGCTATAGATAATAATTATCTATTAACCAGAGACCAAACCATTCTTAAAAATTATAAAAAAGCGCTATGTTAGAAAAGGTGCATGTGTCTAAGATATTTGCACGTGGTGCTCCCGACGTGTTAAAAATATATCATGTAAATATTCAAAATGAACCGGCTGCATAAATAAAGATCGGCCATATTTAGTTTTCAACTTTAAATTTGGCCAAACTTACCTACCTGTCCATAAATCAATTATCTATCATCTTCAAGCAGCAGTTGAAAGATTGCTGTAGGCTTTTTTTCATGGGGCATCATCTGTTGAGATGAAATATTCCAGTCTGGGAATAAGGCTATTATGAATTGATGGCAGATTGAAATATGGGATTCCTAAATTCAAAATTCAGAGTTCAAGATTATTAATGCAGGCTGTCAGGATTTAGTGTATAGGCTATCAGGGGGAAGGCAGGATTTGGTAAATGCTGATGCAGAATCAGGATGGTATTTTAAAGGGGTATTTTATAAGGATTTATAGGTCTGAAAATTTCAATTTAGATTGTAGTCATAAATCTGATAAATTAATCATAAAAAAAGTTGGTAAATACAATGAAACAGATAACTGCTACAGACGCCCTTGCATTATCAATACCTGAGAGAATACAACTTGTTGAGGATATATGGGACACGATAATCTCTGAACCGGAGCCAATAGAATTAACCGAAAATGATAAAAAGATCATTGATGAAAGATTAGAAGCCTGTCATAAAAACCGCGAATCAGGTTCCCCATGGGGAGATGTTTATAAAAGGTTAGTGAAAGAGCAATGAAATATACAGTCATTATAATGTCTGAGGCCGAAGAAGCCTTTTGCTGGTACGAAGATGAAAGGGCGGAATCAGGCTATGACTTCCTTTTACAGGTTGATGCGGGAATAAACTTTATTAACAGAAGGCCAGAAGTTCACCCTATTGAATACAAAGTAACGAGAAAGCACCTCATAAAAAGATTCCATTAGAAAATTATATATTTTATTGAAGCAGAGAAGATTATTGTCTTGGCTGTACTTCATGGAAAGAGAAACCCCAGTATTCTTTAAAAAAAGGGTTAATCGCATCTGAGGCGTAGCATTTTAAGGCGGTTAAGGGAAGTGAATATCCAGTTCAGTGTTGGAATTCTGAAGGTATGGTAGGAGCGGGCAAGGTCAGCGCTGTTAATTACTATGATATCCCGCATATCATGGCTTCCCGAATTTCCGCCATTATTTTCTGCACTGCCATTTTTCCCACGCTTGTGCATGCTTGACCGCCTTATCCGTATATCTCTGGCATCCATTTTCCAGCTCTGCCCCGCCAAGTGCCCTCTGAGCAAGCATGTCAGCCCGGCCAACAATATGAGTCCAGTAATCGATATACATGAAAAAAATTACAGAAAAGCGTTATGAT is a window of Desulfatiglans sp. DNA encoding:
- a CDS encoding addiction module protein, whose translation is MKQITATDALALSIPERIQLVEDIWDTIISEPEPIELTENDKKIIDERLEACHKNRESGSPWGDVYKRLVKEQ
- a CDS encoding type II toxin-antitoxin system RelE/ParE family toxin, which encodes MKYTVIIMSEAEEAFCWYEDERAESGYDFLLQVDAGINFINRRPEVHPIEYKVTRKHLIKRFH